A window of the Ostrea edulis chromosome 1, xbOstEdul1.1, whole genome shotgun sequence genome harbors these coding sequences:
- the LOC125674870 gene encoding uncharacterized protein LOC125674870 isoform X1 encodes MKNYIMFCEWSSMRRFTVAILVFSFCGTISTSPIFREPVSLDNNVMSCSRNMECGWLVCIWAQESNGGYGCQFFHNHCNCPSDLECSGTHMSEPTESHLVWDYRCQEPTTNRK; translated from the exons ATGAAAAACTATATAATGTTTTGTGAGTGGTCTTCAATGAGGAGATTTACAGTAGCTATTCTTGTTTTTAGTTTTTGTGGGACAATATCAACTAGTCCTATATTTCGTGAG CCCGTGTCTTTAGATAATAACGTAATGTCCTGTAGCAGAAATATGGAATGTGGCTGGCTTGTTTGTATTTGGGCACAAGAATCAAACGGTGGATACGGCTGTCAATTTTTCCATAATCA CTGTAATTGTCCATCCGATTTAGAGTGCAGCGGTACCCATATGTCTGAGCCCACGGAATCACACTTGGTGTGGGATTATCGGTGCCAAGAGCCAACCACCAATAGAAAATGA